In Salinibaculum sp. SYNS191, the genomic window TGCTGCTGACGCGACGGCTCCTGCCCGCCGTCGCCGAGCGCGACGTCGCGGAGTTCGGGGCGGCGGTCGCTCGTCTCGGCCGGCTCAACGGCGCGTGGTACGCCGACGAACAGGGCGGCGTCTACCGGCCGCCAGCGGGCGACCTCATCGACAGCCTCGGCGACTGCCCGGTGGTTCACGGAGCCGGACAGTCCTCGTGGGGGCCGACAGTCTACGGCGTGACCCGCGCGGCGGACGTCAGCGAGGCCCGGGCAGCGGCCGCGGACGCTCTCGACGACGCCGGCTGCGAGGGGCGGGTACTGACGGCGGCCCCGCGCAACCGCGGGGCGACGGTCGAGGAGTGAGGCGTGCGCGAGGTTTTAACTCGGGGCAGGGGGAAGTGTGCGTATGGACCGCCTACCCTTCGGCATCAACCGACTGGACCAGCTGATTCAGGGGGGCGCACCGACTGGCAGCGTCGTCCTGCTGTCGGGCGAGGCCGGCGCGGGTGCGCGGGAGTTCATGTACACTGCAGCCGTCATGAACGGCCTGGCGGGCCGGGGCGGCGACCTCTTCGACCTGCACTACGGCGACCTCCACGAGCGGGCGCGCCCGCCGGAGGAGATTCACTACATCTCCTTCACCGCGGAGGAGCCACAGCTCAGAGAGGAGATAGCCACGACGATGGACGACGACATCGCCGCGGAGGGGCTGGAGCAGGTGTCGTTCCGGTCCCTCTCCCGGCAGTTCTTCCACGTCAGCCCGGTGCCGCGTACCTGGTACGCCGAGGAGACGCCGAACATCCAGAACATGGCCAAGCGCCACGAGGACCGGGAGGGACTGCTGAGCGCACTCGGCACGGCGCTCAGCGAGCGCGCCCCGGGCAACCTCGTCGTCATCGACTCGCTGTCGGACCTGCTGACGACGCTCGGCGAGACACTGGAGTGGTCGGACGTCGGCTACCTCGTGAAGGGCCTCCAGAAGGCGGCCTACGAGTGGGACGGCCTCATCCTGTTGCACGTCAACGACGAGACGCTCTCGGACATCCGCCACGGACAGCTCGTCGACGCCTGTAGCGGGACGTTGCGCTTCCGGTGGGAGTCCGGCGGGAGCACGCGGGCGCGGACGCTCGTCGTCAAGCAGTTCCGCGGGGTGCTCTCCCAGATAGAGTCCGAGAACATCGTCCAGTTCGAGACGGAACTGGGCGACGCGGGCTTCGACATCAGCGACGTCCGCAAGATACGCTGACGTAGCAAGTGCTTACCCGCCGGTAGGAACCGGCTATCGTCACCTGAAATCGGCGGCAAACCCTTAACTGCCCGGTGAGTAAACTGGGGAGTGATGGCGAGTGAGTCGACCGAGGAGGGGACGGTGACGGTGAATCTCCCGGCCGAGCTGGAAGACTGGCTCGACGAGCGCGCGGCTGCGCTCGACGAGGACCGGGAGACTGTGCTCGTGCAGTTACTCGCCTCCTACCGCGCGACGGTGGAACTCGACGGCGAGTTCGACCCCGCGAACGGGCAGGGGATGCCGGTGGCAGAGACCGAGACCGTCGAGGAGACCGTCGAATCGATACTCGCGGACCGGCTCGACGAGCGCGTCGAGTCCGCCGTCCGGGGCCAGGTACAGGCGGCCGTCGACGCCGCCGTCGAGGAGCGGGTGTCGGAAGCGGTCCGACAGCGCGTCGCCGGGCGCATCGCGGACGTCGAGGACGACTACATGGACAAGATCTCCGACGTCCGCGAGCGGGTCGTCCAGCTCAAACGCGAACTCGACGGGCGGGCTGCGGCCGACCACGACCACGCGGAACTCGACCGCGTCGACGAACTCGCGACGGAAGTCGAAACGCTCCAGGACCACCTCGATTCGCTCGAAGACGACGTGGGGTCC contains:
- a CDS encoding RAD55 family ATPase, which translates into the protein MDRLPFGINRLDQLIQGGAPTGSVVLLSGEAGAGAREFMYTAAVMNGLAGRGGDLFDLHYGDLHERARPPEEIHYISFTAEEPQLREEIATTMDDDIAAEGLEQVSFRSLSRQFFHVSPVPRTWYAEETPNIQNMAKRHEDREGLLSALGTALSERAPGNLVVIDSLSDLLTTLGETLEWSDVGYLVKGLQKAAYEWDGLILLHVNDETLSDIRHGQLVDACSGTLRFRWESGGSTRARTLVVKQFRGVLSQIESENIVQFETELGDAGFDISDVRKIR